A single window of Syntrophotalea acetylenica DNA harbors:
- the mtnA gene encoding S-methyl-5-thioribose-1-phosphate isomerase has translation MSIRPIEYRDGAIRMIDQRLLPTQEVWIRYRDYQSVAEAIRSMVVRGAPAIGVAAAFGVAFGARDIAAAGFGEFYAELEKVCATLAATRPTAVNLFWALDRMRTRARQLAGSPLDDIRTELLNEALAVAAEDEAINRAMGRHGAVLIPDGARILTHCNAGALATGGYGTALGVIRAAVESGKSVSVLADETRPFLQGARLTAWELHKDGIPVTLICDNMAGALMRQGEIDGVIVGADRIAANGDVANKIGTYSVAVLAREHGLPFYVAAPLSTIDRNIADGDQIPIEERDAIEVTHCGATRLAPEGIRVRNPAFDVTPARLVTAIITERGVVRGDYVAGLAQLFREHR, from the coding sequence ATGTCCATCAGACCCATTGAATATCGGGACGGAGCGATCCGCATGATCGATCAGCGCCTGCTGCCGACGCAGGAGGTGTGGATCCGATACCGCGACTATCAAAGCGTGGCCGAAGCCATACGCAGCATGGTGGTTCGCGGCGCGCCCGCCATCGGCGTGGCGGCGGCCTTCGGCGTCGCTTTCGGCGCCCGCGACATCGCGGCGGCCGGCTTCGGAGAGTTTTACGCCGAACTGGAAAAGGTGTGCGCCACCCTGGCCGCTACCCGGCCCACGGCCGTCAACCTGTTCTGGGCGCTGGACCGCATGCGGACCCGCGCGCGACAGCTGGCCGGCAGCCCCCTCGACGACATCCGCACAGAGCTGCTGAACGAAGCGCTGGCTGTCGCCGCCGAGGACGAGGCCATCAACCGCGCCATGGGCCGCCACGGCGCGGTACTGATCCCCGACGGTGCACGGATACTGACCCATTGCAACGCCGGCGCGCTGGCCACCGGTGGCTACGGAACGGCTCTGGGCGTGATCCGGGCCGCGGTGGAAAGCGGCAAAAGCGTCAGCGTACTGGCGGATGAAACGCGGCCGTTTCTGCAGGGCGCCCGCCTGACGGCCTGGGAGTTGCACAAGGATGGCATCCCTGTCACGCTGATCTGCGACAACATGGCCGGCGCGCTCATGCGCCAGGGAGAAATCGACGGCGTCATCGTGGGCGCCGACCGCATTGCCGCCAACGGTGATGTGGCCAACAAGATCGGCACCTACAGCGTCGCGGTTCTGGCCAGAGAACACGGCCTGCCCTTCTATGTCGCCGCGCCGCTGTCGACCATCGACCGCAACATTGCCGACGGCGACCAGATCCCCATCGAGGAGCGGGACGCCATCGAGGTCACCCACTGCGGCGCCACCCGTCTGGCTCCGGAAGGCATCCGGGTGCGCAATCCCGCTTTCGATGTCACTCCGGCACGGCTGGTGACCGCCATCATTACCGAGCGCGGGGTGGTTCGTGGCGATTACGTCGCCGGGCTGGCCCAGCTTTTCAGGGAGCATCGCTGA
- a CDS encoding MFS transporter, with the protein MTTLQHNIKKLYIFAFLKMTLFPMAVITLFWKDHIGLDLTEILVLQGLFSLANVLMEYPSGYVSDRLGYRAALTVASLFGIAGWSFYLVAESFAGALLAELLLGVCYAFISGSDSALLFETLQTDGREEHYARYDGRMTSWGQTGEAAGALFAGVMYAASPALPFALQIVIWVLALGICLRLREPPAEHGDIIRSHLREALGVCRYAWRENPAVRTTMMFGTLLGLASFYTVWMIQPFMQQCRVPLSWFGPVWAGANLTVAACSLASHRLQAAIGLRNMSLLFIGLIVVAYGGLGLTAGVGSFAFYYLLTAMRGLQGPMIRHRLQQASARRNRASIQSLHSLSFRLGFIVTGPLIGMVADKWGLDSAFLLLAGAFAVLLPPTAKKFLTRTAT; encoded by the coding sequence GTGACCACACTACAGCACAACATAAAAAAACTCTACATCTTCGCCTTCCTCAAGATGACCCTGTTTCCCATGGCGGTCATCACCCTGTTCTGGAAGGACCACATAGGCCTGGACCTGACGGAAATTCTGGTGCTGCAAGGGCTGTTTTCCCTGGCGAACGTGCTGATGGAGTATCCCTCGGGTTACGTCAGCGACCGGCTCGGCTACCGGGCAGCATTGACTGTGGCATCGCTCTTCGGCATTGCCGGCTGGTCTTTTTACCTGGTGGCGGAATCCTTCGCCGGGGCACTGCTGGCGGAATTGCTGCTCGGCGTCTGCTACGCCTTTATCAGCGGCTCGGACAGCGCCCTGTTGTTCGAGACGCTGCAGACCGACGGTCGCGAAGAACACTATGCGCGCTACGACGGACGCATGACCAGTTGGGGGCAGACCGGCGAGGCGGCGGGAGCGCTGTTCGCCGGGGTGATGTACGCAGCCTCGCCGGCCCTGCCCTTCGCGCTGCAGATCGTCATCTGGGTGCTGGCGCTGGGCATCTGCCTGCGCTTGCGGGAACCCCCCGCCGAACATGGCGACATCATCCGCTCGCACCTGCGCGAAGCGCTGGGGGTGTGCCGCTATGCCTGGCGCGAAAATCCGGCGGTGCGCACCACCATGATGTTCGGCACCCTGCTGGGTCTGGCCTCCTTTTATACGGTATGGATGATTCAGCCTTTCATGCAGCAGTGCCGGGTGCCCCTGAGCTGGTTCGGGCCGGTCTGGGCGGGCGCCAATTTGACCGTCGCGGCCTGCTCCCTGGCCAGCCATCGGCTGCAGGCGGCCATCGGCCTCCGCAACATGAGCCTTTTGTTCATCGGCCTGATTGTCGTTGCCTACGGCGGCCTGGGCCTGACCGCGGGAGTGGGAAGCTTTGCCTTCTATTATCTGCTGACCGCCATGCGCGGCCTGCAGGGCCCGATGATACGCCACCGGTTGCAGCAGGCCAGCGCCCGCCGCAACCGGGCCAGCATCCAGTCCCTGCACAGCCTGTCCTTCCGTCTCGGCTTCATTGTCACCGGCCCCCTGATCGGCATGGTGGCTGACAAGTGGGGGCTTGACAGTGCTTTTTTACTGCTGGCAGGAGCGTTTGCCGTGCTGCTGCCGCCCACGGCGAAAAAGTTCTTAACCCGCACCGCAACCTGA
- the gatA gene encoding Asp-tRNA(Asn)/Glu-tRNA(Gln) amidotransferase subunit GatA, with translation MALTDLTIHELQTLLKNREVSSRELTEAFLTRIQLTDAQIGAYITLCEEPALNSADAADARLAAGNAAALTGIPLALKDIFVTAGTRTTCASRILDNFIPPYDGTAVRRLREQGAVLLGKLNMDEFAMGSSNENSAFGTVRNPWNQACVPGGSSGGSAAAVAARQAVATLGTDTGGSIRQPASHCGVVGLKPTYGRVSRYGVIAYASSLDQVGPLTRDVEDCAIMLGAVAGYDPADSTSVNLPVPDYQAALRQGIKGLRIGLPREYFIEGLDKDIRQCVDKAIATLRELGAEPVEVSLPHTEYAVACYYLIATAEASSNLARYDGVRYGRRVDEGRGLIDMYMQSRAAGFGPEVKRRIMLGTYALSSGYYDAYYLKAQKVRTLIRQDFLDAFHQVDVILTPVAPTPAFRIGEKTADPLQMYLSDIFTIPVNLAGTCGISVPCGFSRNGLPIGMQLVGRPFDEATILKTAHAYEQATDWHRHKAPL, from the coding sequence ATGGCATTAACGGATCTGACCATCCACGAACTGCAGACACTGCTGAAAAACCGGGAAGTCTCTTCCCGCGAACTTACCGAAGCTTTTCTGACGCGCATCCAACTCACCGACGCCCAGATCGGTGCCTACATAACCCTTTGTGAAGAACCGGCACTGAACAGCGCCGATGCCGCCGATGCGCGGCTGGCCGCCGGCAATGCCGCCGCACTGACGGGCATCCCGCTGGCGCTCAAGGATATTTTCGTTACCGCCGGGACCCGCACCACCTGCGCCTCAAGGATCCTCGACAACTTCATCCCCCCGTATGACGGCACCGCGGTGCGCCGGCTCAGGGAACAGGGGGCGGTGCTGCTCGGCAAGCTGAACATGGACGAATTCGCCATGGGCAGTTCCAATGAAAACAGCGCCTTCGGCACGGTCAGAAACCCCTGGAATCAGGCATGCGTGCCCGGCGGGTCGTCGGGCGGGTCGGCTGCCGCCGTGGCGGCGCGCCAGGCGGTGGCGACCCTGGGCACGGACACCGGCGGATCGATTCGCCAGCCGGCCTCCCACTGCGGCGTGGTCGGGCTCAAACCGACCTACGGCCGGGTGTCGCGCTACGGCGTCATCGCCTACGCCTCCTCCCTCGATCAGGTCGGACCGCTGACCCGCGACGTGGAAGACTGCGCCATCATGCTCGGCGCGGTGGCCGGTTACGACCCCGCCGACTCGACTTCCGTCAACCTGCCGGTGCCGGATTATCAGGCTGCGCTCCGTCAGGGAATCAAGGGCCTGCGCATCGGTCTGCCCAGGGAATATTTCATCGAAGGGCTCGATAAAGACATCCGGCAGTGCGTCGACAAAGCCATCGCCACCCTGCGGGAACTCGGCGCCGAACCGGTGGAGGTCTCCCTGCCCCATACCGAATACGCCGTGGCCTGTTACTACCTCATCGCCACCGCCGAAGCTTCCAGCAACCTGGCCCGCTACGACGGCGTGCGTTACGGCCGGCGTGTGGATGAGGGGCGAGGCCTGATCGACATGTATATGCAGAGCCGCGCCGCCGGCTTCGGACCCGAGGTCAAACGCCGCATCATGCTCGGCACCTACGCCCTGTCATCGGGTTATTACGATGCCTACTATCTCAAGGCCCAGAAAGTGCGGACCCTGATCCGCCAGGACTTCCTCGACGCGTTCCATCAGGTCGATGTCATTCTCACGCCCGTGGCGCCGACACCGGCATTTCGCATCGGCGAAAAAACCGCGGATCCGCTGCAGATGTACCTGTCGGACATCTTCACCATTCCGGTCAACCTCGCCGGCACCTGCGGCATCAGCGTGCCCTGCGGTTTCTCCCGGAACGGCCTGCCCATCGGCATGCAGCTCGTCGGCCGGCCGTTTGACGAGGCAACGATCCTGAAGACCGCCCATGCCTACGAGCAGGCAACCGACTGGCACCGTCACAAGGCGCCTCTGTAG
- a CDS encoding OmpA family protein gives MKKMFTVFALISLLAAGCSQPMTGTQKGVAVGAGTGAAVGAGLGQLIGGDTEGTLIGAGIGAALGGTAGGFFANYMEKQENSMRQQLAGVEGASIQRDADVLAVTFKSDLLFDINSYTVKPGGYDELQRVAGVLNNYPQTNILIAGHTDSSGSEQYNMTLSRQRAESVKNVLVGYGVAPARLTTVGYGESKPIAGNDTESGRQMNRRVAITITPNQQQ, from the coding sequence ATGAAAAAAATGTTCACGGTTTTTGCGCTGATATCCCTGCTGGCGGCCGGTTGCAGCCAGCCGATGACAGGTACCCAGAAAGGCGTGGCCGTCGGCGCCGGTACCGGTGCCGCTGTCGGCGCCGGGCTTGGTCAGCTGATCGGTGGCGACACCGAAGGCACTCTCATTGGCGCCGGTATCGGCGCGGCGCTGGGGGGGACGGCCGGCGGGTTTTTCGCCAACTACATGGAAAAACAGGAGAATAGCATGCGCCAGCAGTTGGCCGGGGTTGAAGGGGCCAGCATCCAGCGCGACGCCGATGTGCTCGCAGTGACCTTCAAGTCCGATCTTCTGTTCGATATCAACTCCTATACGGTCAAGCCCGGAGGCTATGACGAGCTGCAGCGGGTGGCCGGTGTGCTCAACAACTACCCGCAGACCAATATCCTGATCGCCGGGCACACCGACAGCAGTGGCAGCGAACAGTACAACATGACCCTGTCCCGGCAACGTGCCGAATCGGTTAAAAATGTCCTGGTCGGTTACGGCGTCGCTCCGGCGCGACTGACGACTGTCGGTTATGGTGAAAGCAAGCCGATTGCCGGCAACGACACCGAGTCCGGCCGCCAGATGAACCGTCGGGTCGCTATTACCATTACGCCGAATCAGCAGCAATGA
- a CDS encoding HD domain-containing protein, whose protein sequence is MIDALALLDKYYPPGSDAHSILVRHSRSVAAKAARVTRCLPAATVDKAFVIQAALLHDIGIRFTAAPALGCFGELPYLCHGLKGREILEAEGLPRHAMVCERHIGVGLTAAEIRRQNLPLPCRDMAPITLEEQIVAYADLFFSKDPARDGSERSADQVRNALMRFGTDKVAIFDQWHAMLAV, encoded by the coding sequence ATGATCGATGCCCTTGCCCTTCTGGACAAATACTATCCTCCCGGCAGTGACGCCCACAGCATCCTTGTGCGCCACAGTCGAAGTGTCGCCGCCAAAGCCGCCCGTGTTACACGATGCCTGCCCGCCGCAACGGTGGACAAGGCGTTTGTTATCCAGGCGGCCCTGCTGCACGACATCGGCATCCGTTTCACGGCCGCGCCGGCCCTGGGATGTTTCGGCGAACTGCCTTATCTGTGCCACGGCCTGAAAGGACGGGAAATCCTCGAAGCTGAAGGGCTGCCACGCCACGCCATGGTGTGCGAAAGGCATATCGGCGTCGGCCTGACAGCGGCGGAAATCCGTCGGCAAAACCTTCCGCTGCCATGCCGCGACATGGCGCCGATCACGCTGGAGGAGCAGATCGTCGCCTACGCCGACCTGTTTTTTTCCAAAGATCCGGCCAGGGATGGCAGCGAGCGCTCCGCCGATCAGGTCCGGAATGCCCTGATGCGTTTCGGGACGGATAAGGTCGCTATTTTCGATCAGTGGCACGCTATGCTCGCCGTCTGA
- the gatB gene encoding Asp-tRNA(Asn)/Glu-tRNA(Gln) amidotransferase subunit GatB: MKSRYEVVIGLEVHVQLTTQTKIFCNCSTAFGNQPNSQTCPVCLGLPGALPVLNRKVVEYAIKTGLATNCGITPRSIFARKNYFYPDLPKGYQISQFELPICEHGRLDIEVDGRSKSIGITRIHMEEDAGKLLHDSGDTSRVDLNRACTPLLEIVSEPDMRSSDEAIAYLKKLHQIVVYLGVCDGNLEEGSFRCDANVSIRPWGQKEFGTRAELKNINSFRFIKQAIDYEIERQTDILDDGGRVVQETRLFDTASGTTRSMRGKEEAHDYRYFPDPDLVPLMVSADLVEQMRRELPELPEAKIARFIGELGLARYDAEVLAADRAMAEYYDALVVLNGNAKLCANWVMGELQRALNDSGMRVADCPVTPPMLNGMLRRIDDNTISNKIAKTVFDAMWQSGKDADAIIGEQGLKQVTDTGAIEAAIDAVLAANPGQVEEYRAGKDKLIGFFVGQVMRATKGKANPAALNELLKKKLAGE; this comes from the coding sequence ATGAAATCGCGCTATGAAGTTGTCATCGGACTGGAAGTCCACGTTCAGCTCACCACCCAAACCAAAATCTTCTGCAACTGTTCCACGGCCTTCGGCAACCAGCCCAACAGCCAGACCTGCCCGGTATGTCTCGGCCTGCCCGGCGCTTTGCCGGTGCTCAACCGCAAGGTGGTGGAATACGCCATCAAGACCGGCCTGGCCACCAACTGCGGCATCACCCCACGCTCCATCTTCGCCCGTAAAAACTACTTTTATCCGGACCTGCCCAAAGGCTACCAGATTTCCCAGTTCGAACTGCCGATCTGTGAACACGGGCGTCTCGATATCGAGGTGGATGGCCGATCCAAATCGATCGGCATCACCCGCATCCACATGGAGGAAGACGCCGGCAAACTGCTGCACGACAGCGGCGACACCTCTCGGGTCGATCTCAACCGCGCCTGCACGCCGCTGCTGGAGATCGTCTCCGAACCGGACATGCGTTCCTCCGACGAGGCCATCGCCTACCTGAAAAAACTGCATCAGATCGTGGTCTATCTTGGCGTCTGCGACGGCAACCTGGAGGAAGGCTCTTTCCGTTGCGACGCCAACGTATCGATCCGCCCCTGGGGGCAGAAGGAATTCGGCACCCGCGCCGAACTCAAAAACATCAACTCCTTCCGCTTCATCAAGCAGGCCATCGACTACGAGATCGAGCGCCAGACTGACATCCTCGATGACGGCGGCAGGGTGGTGCAGGAAACCCGCCTGTTCGACACCGCCAGCGGCACCACCCGCTCCATGCGCGGCAAGGAAGAAGCCCACGACTATCGTTACTTCCCCGATCCCGACCTGGTGCCGCTCATGGTTTCGGCCGACCTGGTGGAGCAGATGCGCCGTGAGCTGCCCGAGCTGCCCGAAGCCAAGATCGCCCGCTTTATCGGCGAGCTCGGCCTCGCCCGATACGATGCCGAAGTGCTGGCCGCCGACCGCGCCATGGCCGAATACTACGATGCCCTGGTGGTGCTCAACGGCAATGCCAAGCTGTGCGCCAACTGGGTGATGGGCGAGCTGCAGCGCGCCCTGAACGATTCGGGCATGCGTGTCGCCGACTGCCCGGTAACCCCGCCGATGCTGAACGGCATGCTCAGGCGTATCGACGACAATACCATCTCCAACAAAATCGCCAAGACCGTCTTCGATGCCATGTGGCAGAGCGGCAAGGACGCTGACGCCATTATCGGGGAACAGGGTCTGAAGCAGGTCACCGACACCGGGGCCATCGAAGCCGCCATCGACGCTGTGCTGGCCGCCAATCCCGGTCAGGTCGAGGAATACCGCGCCGGCAAGGACAAGCTGATAGGCTTTTTCGTCGGCCAGGTCATGCGCGCCACCAAGGGCAAGGCCAATCCCGCGGCCCTGAACGAGCTGCTCAAGAAAAAACTGGCGGGGGAGTGA
- a CDS encoding bifunctional aconitate hydratase 2/2-methylisocitrate dehydratase, whose amino-acid sequence MLNEYLHHVDERAALGIPPLPLDVPQTQELCRLLTAPPAGREALLVDLLENRISPGVDPSAQVKAEFLGRILGGVASSPLIGREDAIRLLGAMLGGYNIAPLMAALRDDQLASRAASALSGLILVYDAFEDIQKLAAENVFARQVIESWARADWFHSRPEIPARLRVKIFKVEGEINTDDFSPAGDAWSRPDIPLHALSMGHSRFVGGIETIARWRREGHQIAFAGDVVGTGSSRKSACNSLLWHIGEDIPGVPNKRRGGVIIGGAIAPIFFNTAQDSGALPIRADVDRVAHGDEVIIEPLAGRILDAEGKLLTTFDLSPNTLPDEYRAGGRIPLIIGRALTDRARKALDLEPASFFTRPDNPVPPPDQAYTLAQKLVGRACGLPGVLPGTACEPRMTTVGSQDTTGPMTADELKELACLKFQTPLFMQSFCHTAAYPKTADVKMHRTLPAFMSQRGGVALRPGDGVIHSWLNRLLLPDTVGTGGDSHTRFPVGISFPAGSGLVAFAGALGFMPLDMPESVLVRFRGSLQPGITLRDVVNAVPYAAIGQGLLTVPKKNKKNIFNGRILEMEGLDDLTVEQAFELTCAAAERSAAAGCIQLSEERVAAFLRSNVALMKSMIADGYEDAETLERRISAVEQWLAEPRLLRADAHAGYAAVIEVDLDELKEPLVCCPNDPDDVRPLSEIAGEAIDDVFIGSCMSNIGHFRAAAALWEGRSFNAAVRTWVCPPTRMDYRQLRDEARLAIFSAVGARIEMPGCSLCMGNQARVPAGARVFSTSTRNFDNRLGDDARVYLGSAELAAIVATLGRIPTPDRYFSVYQDRIAPREEEIYRYLQFDEMEP is encoded by the coding sequence ATGCTCAATGAATACCTGCACCATGTTGATGAGCGGGCCGCTCTGGGGATCCCGCCGCTGCCGCTGGATGTGCCGCAGACCCAGGAGCTCTGCCGTCTGCTGACCGCTCCTCCTGCCGGTCGCGAAGCCCTGCTGGTTGACCTGCTGGAAAACCGCATATCTCCCGGCGTCGACCCGTCGGCGCAGGTCAAGGCTGAGTTTCTGGGGCGAATCCTGGGCGGCGTGGCGAGCAGCCCGCTGATCGGCAGGGAAGACGCGATTCGTCTGCTGGGCGCCATGCTCGGGGGATACAACATCGCACCGCTGATGGCGGCGCTGCGGGATGACCAGCTGGCGTCACGGGCGGCCAGTGCCCTGAGCGGTCTGATTCTGGTTTACGATGCTTTTGAAGACATACAAAAGCTCGCGGCGGAGAACGTTTTTGCCCGGCAGGTGATCGAAAGCTGGGCGCGGGCTGACTGGTTCCACTCCCGCCCCGAAATCCCCGCCCGCCTTCGGGTAAAGATTTTCAAGGTTGAAGGCGAAATCAACACCGACGATTTTTCCCCTGCAGGGGATGCCTGGAGCCGGCCGGATATCCCCCTGCACGCTCTGAGCATGGGGCACAGCCGTTTCGTCGGCGGCATCGAAACCATCGCCCGCTGGCGCAGGGAAGGCCACCAGATCGCTTTCGCCGGAGATGTGGTCGGTACCGGCTCGTCCCGCAAATCGGCCTGCAACAGCCTGCTGTGGCATATCGGCGAGGATATCCCCGGAGTGCCCAACAAACGGCGCGGCGGGGTGATTATCGGCGGCGCCATCGCGCCGATTTTCTTCAACACCGCGCAGGATTCCGGCGCGCTGCCGATCCGTGCCGACGTCGACCGAGTTGCGCATGGCGATGAAGTGATCATCGAACCGCTGGCCGGCCGCATCCTGGATGCCGAAGGCAAGCTGCTGACGACTTTTGACCTGTCCCCCAATACCCTGCCCGACGAATACCGGGCCGGCGGGCGCATCCCGCTGATCATCGGCCGGGCGCTTACCGACAGGGCACGAAAGGCTCTCGACCTGGAGCCGGCAAGCTTTTTCACCCGGCCGGACAATCCCGTGCCGCCACCGGATCAGGCTTATACCCTGGCACAGAAACTGGTGGGCAGAGCCTGCGGCCTGCCCGGCGTCCTGCCCGGAACCGCCTGTGAGCCACGCATGACCACCGTCGGATCCCAGGACACCACCGGGCCGATGACGGCCGATGAACTGAAGGAGCTGGCCTGCCTTAAATTTCAGACGCCGCTGTTCATGCAGTCCTTCTGTCACACGGCAGCCTATCCCAAGACTGCCGACGTAAAAATGCACCGCACGCTGCCCGCATTCATGTCGCAGCGTGGCGGCGTGGCACTGCGCCCGGGAGACGGCGTCATTCACAGCTGGCTCAATCGCCTGTTGTTGCCCGATACCGTCGGCACCGGCGGCGATTCACACACACGCTTTCCCGTCGGCATATCCTTTCCGGCGGGGTCGGGGCTGGTGGCTTTTGCCGGTGCGCTCGGCTTCATGCCTCTGGATATGCCGGAATCGGTGCTGGTGCGCTTCAGGGGGAGCCTGCAGCCGGGCATTACCCTGCGGGACGTTGTCAACGCCGTGCCCTATGCGGCTATCGGCCAGGGCCTGCTGACTGTTCCGAAAAAGAACAAGAAGAATATTTTTAACGGGCGCATTCTCGAAATGGAGGGACTCGATGACCTGACCGTAGAGCAGGCCTTCGAGCTGACCTGCGCCGCCGCCGAGCGCAGCGCCGCCGCCGGCTGCATCCAGCTTTCGGAAGAGCGGGTCGCGGCTTTTCTGCGCTCCAACGTGGCCTTGATGAAGAGTATGATTGCCGATGGCTACGAAGATGCCGAAACCCTGGAGAGGCGCATTTCCGCCGTGGAACAGTGGCTGGCCGAGCCCCGGCTGCTGCGTGCCGATGCCCACGCCGGTTACGCGGCCGTTATCGAAGTCGACCTCGATGAGCTGAAGGAACCGCTGGTATGCTGTCCCAACGATCCGGACGATGTGCGCCCGTTGTCGGAGATCGCCGGGGAGGCTATCGATGATGTCTTCATCGGTTCCTGCATGTCGAATATCGGCCATTTTCGGGCAGCCGCGGCTCTGTGGGAGGGCCGTTCCTTCAATGCCGCGGTGCGCACCTGGGTCTGTCCGCCGACCCGGATGGATTACCGGCAACTGCGTGACGAGGCCCGCCTGGCGATTTTCAGCGCTGTCGGTGCCCGCATCGAGATGCCCGGCTGCTCCCTGTGCATGGGCAACCAGGCCCGGGTTCCGGCCGGCGCCCGGGTGTTCTCGACCTCGACGCGCAATTTCGACAACCGCCTCGGTGATGATGCGCGGGTGTATCTGGGCTCCGCCGAACTGGCGGCCATCGTGGCGACCCTGGGGCGGATTCCTACCCCGGACAGGTATTTCAGTGTTTATCAGGATCGCATAGCGCCACGGGAAGAGGAGATTTATCGGTACTTGCAGTTTGACGAGATGGAACCATAG
- the gatC gene encoding Asp-tRNA(Asn)/Glu-tRNA(Gln) amidotransferase subunit GatC, producing the protein MKIQRQQVEHVAKLARLAMTKAELDTLTGEMDAILDYVEKLNELDTDHIIPTAHAVPVENAFREDVAGASIGTEKALLNAPEAGGDCFVVPKVIE; encoded by the coding sequence ATGAAAATACAGAGACAACAGGTTGAGCACGTCGCGAAACTGGCACGGCTGGCCATGACGAAGGCGGAACTGGACACCCTGACGGGCGAGATGGACGCGATTCTCGATTATGTCGAAAAGCTCAATGAGCTGGACACGGACCATATCATCCCCACGGCCCATGCCGTGCCGGTGGAGAACGCCTTCCGCGAAGATGTCGCGGGCGCATCCATCGGCACCGAAAAGGCTCTGCTGAACGCCCCGGAAGCAGGAGGCGACTGCTTCGTCGTTCCCAAGGTCATCGAATAG
- a CDS encoding TIGR00300 family protein, whose protein sequence is MSEQQVKLQGHVIDRQILSRVLDAVELAGGSWEIAELSIGRTRRDESTVLLNIGAPDQATLTAVLSEISLLGAVALQAKPAVLHEAPADGVLPDRFYATTNLPTQVLVGEKWLAVEGTEMDLAIVVEPQAMSAHAVPMADVRKGQRIVVGGQGVRVHYPDRNRQEQDFRFMASAVSAEKPKRVLMRKIVAAARNVKAAGRKLLLVGGPAIIHTGAGPVVEALIRNGWIDVLFAGNALAAHDIESALFGTSLGVPLDDGCTGPQGHAHHLWAINRIRGAGSIAAAVADGSLAGGIMHACITCDVPFVLAGSIRDDGPLPDVITDVLAAQRAMRGLIPGVGMAIMIGTTLHSIATGNLLPAAVATVCVDVNPAVVTKLQDRGSRQSLGIVMDAASFLEQLADGLGTKLEC, encoded by the coding sequence ATGTCAGAGCAGCAGGTGAAGTTGCAGGGCCATGTTATCGACCGGCAGATCCTGTCACGGGTGCTCGATGCCGTGGAACTGGCAGGGGGTAGCTGGGAAATTGCTGAACTGTCGATCGGCCGCACCCGCAGGGATGAAAGCACGGTGCTGTTGAACATCGGCGCACCGGACCAGGCCACTCTCACCGCGGTGCTGAGCGAAATCTCCCTGCTGGGAGCTGTGGCGCTGCAGGCAAAGCCTGCGGTGTTGCATGAAGCGCCCGCCGATGGCGTTTTGCCCGACCGGTTTTACGCTACCACCAACCTGCCCACGCAAGTGCTGGTGGGCGAGAAGTGGCTTGCCGTGGAGGGAACGGAAATGGACCTGGCCATCGTCGTGGAGCCGCAGGCCATGAGCGCGCACGCCGTCCCCATGGCCGATGTCCGGAAGGGTCAGCGCATTGTGGTCGGGGGGCAGGGGGTGCGTGTGCATTATCCTGACCGCAACCGGCAGGAGCAGGATTTTCGTTTTATGGCCAGTGCCGTGTCGGCGGAAAAACCCAAACGGGTACTGATGCGGAAAATCGTGGCGGCCGCGCGCAACGTGAAAGCGGCGGGGCGCAAGCTTCTGCTGGTGGGGGGACCCGCCATCATTCACACCGGTGCCGGGCCGGTAGTGGAAGCCCTGATCCGCAACGGCTGGATCGATGTGCTGTTCGCCGGCAACGCCCTTGCGGCCCACGACATCGAATCGGCCCTGTTTGGAACCTCTTTGGGCGTGCCCCTGGATGACGGATGCACCGGCCCCCAAGGGCACGCCCACCACCTGTGGGCCATCAACCGCATCCGCGGGGCAGGTTCGATCGCCGCAGCGGTGGCGGATGGCAGCCTCGCCGGCGGCATCATGCACGCCTGCATTACCTGCGACGTGCCTTTCGTGCTGGCCGGCTCGATTCGTGACGACGGCCCTCTGCCCGATGTGATCACGGACGTGCTCGCCGCGCAGCGCGCCATGCGCGGCCTCATTCCCGGTGTCGGCATGGCAATCATGATCGGCACGACTCTGCATTCCATCGCCACCGGCAATCTGCTGCCGGCGGCGGTGGCAACGGTCTGTGTCGATGTCAATCCGGCGGTCGTAACCAAATTGCAGGATCGCGGCAGCCGCCAGTCCCTCGGTATTGTCATGGATGCGGCATCGTTTCTCGAACAACTGGCGGATGGGTTGGGGACGAAACTCGAGTGCTGA